A section of the Babylonia areolata isolate BAREFJ2019XMU chromosome 31, ASM4173473v1, whole genome shotgun sequence genome encodes:
- the LOC143276204 gene encoding uncharacterized protein LOC143276204 — MSGSFRAGEPDDDELVDDDIPETHRRISFVGVRSSQELIPTHLEKTFACRLRHAVDSMLYGPVHIRCAMSLLVACVLCLLCCRARQPQDGADWLDVAVSCVAVGLWLIFCVPMLLATVNVRLLSLVLQALFRVFFAEMAVMAYAYYRGHNNVLRRGFSLFPTLEANRPGIGLAWLGEAGYNLRLSSLLSCLLVACVVTVMEMWNT; from the exons ATGTCTGGGTCATT tcgggCAGGGGAGCCTGATGATGACGAGCTTGTGGATGACGACATACCGGAGACTCATCGCAGGATCAGTTTTGTGGGCGTCAGGAGTTCACAGGAGCTCATCCCCACTCACCTGGAAAAGACTTTCGC GTGCCGCCTCCGGCACGCGGTGGACTCCATGCTGTACGGGCCGGTGCACATAAGGTGTGCTATGTCTCTGCTGGTGGCCTGCGTGCTGTGCCTGCTGTGTTGCCGGGCCCGCCAGCCCCAGGACGGAGCCGACTGGCTGGACGTGGCGGTCAGCTGTGTGGCTGTGGGCCTGTGGCTCATCTTCTGTGTGCCCATGCTGCTGGCCACTGTCAACGTCAGGCTGCTGTCTCTCGTCCTGCAAGCTctgttcagg GTGTTTTTCGCGGAGATGGCAGTGATGGCCTATGCCTACTACCGGGGCCACAACAACGTGCTGCGCCGTGGCTTCAGCCTGTTCCCCACCCTGGAGGCCAACCGGCCCGGGATCGGCCTGGCTTGGCTGGGGGAGGCCGGCTACAACCTCAggctctcctccctcctctcctgtctcctCGTGGCCTGTGTCGTCACCGTCATGGAGATGTGGAACACGTGA